A genomic region of Micromonospora sp. NBRC 110009 contains the following coding sequences:
- a CDS encoding DNA glycosylase AlkZ-like family protein, translating into MPAAAAGTDALVLAYLRLSGPATPGDAAGFLGASATELRRVWPADALAEVQVDGRRAWLPADRLDALRGAAPARLVRLLPPGDPWLQARDRALLVPEKAHQRQVWRMLGNPGALLVDGEVAGSWRAKQAGRGRLELTVTPFHRLPAAVTRALAAEAETVGAARGAADVRLAVEAG; encoded by the coding sequence GTGCCCGCCGCGGCCGCCGGCACGGACGCGCTGGTCCTGGCGTACCTGCGGCTGTCCGGTCCGGCGACGCCGGGCGACGCGGCGGGGTTCCTGGGCGCCTCGGCCACCGAGCTGCGCCGGGTGTGGCCGGCGGACGCGCTGGCCGAGGTCCAGGTCGACGGCCGGCGGGCCTGGCTGCCCGCGGACCGGCTCGACGCGTTGCGTGGCGCCGCGCCGGCCCGGCTGGTCCGGCTGCTGCCGCCCGGCGACCCGTGGCTCCAGGCCCGCGACCGGGCGCTGCTGGTCCCGGAGAAGGCCCACCAGCGGCAGGTCTGGCGAATGCTGGGCAACCCCGGTGCGCTGCTGGTGGACGGCGAGGTGGCCGGCTCCTGGCGCGCGAAGCAGGCCGGGCGGGGCCGGCTGGAGCTGACCGTGACGCCGTTCCACCGGCTCCCGGCGGCGGTGACCCGGGCCCTGGCCGCCGAGGCGGAAACCGTCGGTGCCGCCCGGGGCGCCGCCGACGTGCGGCTGGCCGTCGAGGCGGGCTGA
- a CDS encoding VOC family protein, protein MPDLASIVIHCRDPYLLAPFWSIVTGLPVVEEDRVKLAERSLEADESVLLRDPAGRHPDVWITPAGELPGPGRIHLDLVGDAEERAAVLEAGATVVRELPRWTVLADPEGNEFCLIPRNEAHTDPLAAGT, encoded by the coding sequence ATGCCCGACCTCGCCTCGATCGTCATCCACTGCCGCGACCCCTACCTGCTCGCCCCGTTCTGGAGCATCGTGACCGGGCTGCCCGTGGTGGAGGAGGACCGGGTCAAGCTCGCCGAGCGGTCGCTGGAGGCGGACGAGTCGGTGCTGCTCCGCGACCCCGCCGGCCGCCATCCGGACGTCTGGATCACGCCTGCAGGGGAGCTGCCCGGCCCCGGCCGGATCCACCTCGACCTGGTCGGGGACGCCGAGGAGCGGGCCGCGGTGTTGGAGGCGGGCGCGACCGTGGTCCGCGAGCTGCCCCGGTGGACGGTGCTGGCCGACCCGGAGGGCAACGAGTTCTGCCTGATCCCCCGCAACGAGGCGCACACCGACCCGCTGGCGGCCGGGACCTGA
- a CDS encoding amylo-alpha-1,6-glucosidase, whose translation MADTNTVRILDGNTFVVSEDTGDIEATPSEPTGLFSIDTRFLSRWVLTVNGERLNALSYDDLQYYEARFFLVPGLATHYVDAKLSIIRERAVGGSFRETLTILNHDEKAVDLEVRMAAASDFADLFQVKDEILNKKGEIYSEAEPDKLRLGYRRGNFKRETLISSSQPARYDRDGFAFTIHLEPNEQWDTAIDVQTFAVGPGGRDLRMGLRVHGTERLALQRDLEEWIARAPKVNSEHGRVSSTYRRSLVDLAALRFSPLSLGGQTLPAAGLPWFMTMFGRDSIFTCLQVLPFAPEMSKTTLRILGALQGTRFDDFRDEDPGRILHEMRYGETAAFEEQPHSPYYGSVDATPLFVVLLDEYEKWTGDVALVKELERECRAALKWVDDYADLAGNGYVWYERRNTDTGLENQCWKDSWDSISYSDGTLPPFPRATCEVQGYAYDAKMRAARLAREFWDDPAYAEQLEREAAALKERFNRDWWVPDGGFYALALDPDGRQCDVLSSNVGHLLWSGIVDEDRAPQIAQHLVGPRLWSGWGVRTLAEGEVRYNPIGYHNGTIWPFDNSFIAWGLRRYGFAEEAATIANGILDAATYFDGRLPEAFGGYRRELTKFPVEYPTACSPQAWSTGTPLLLIRTMLGLEPHEGHLAVDPRLPVGMGRIEVLDIPGRWGRVDAFARGRLDLQNLASG comes from the coding sequence ATGGCGGACACGAACACCGTTCGAATCCTCGACGGCAACACCTTCGTGGTCTCCGAGGACACCGGCGACATCGAAGCCACTCCGAGTGAGCCGACCGGTCTCTTCTCCATCGACACCCGCTTCCTGTCCCGCTGGGTGCTGACCGTCAACGGTGAGCGGCTCAACGCGCTCTCCTACGACGACCTCCAGTACTACGAGGCGCGCTTCTTCCTGGTGCCCGGCCTGGCCACCCACTACGTCGACGCCAAGCTGTCGATCATCCGGGAGCGGGCGGTGGGCGGCAGCTTCCGGGAGACGCTGACCATCCTCAACCACGACGAGAAGGCGGTCGATCTGGAGGTGCGGATGGCGGCCGCCTCGGACTTCGCCGACCTCTTCCAGGTCAAGGACGAGATCCTGAACAAGAAGGGGGAGATCTACAGCGAGGCCGAGCCGGACAAGTTGCGGTTGGGCTACCGGCGCGGGAACTTCAAGCGGGAGACGCTCATCTCCTCGTCGCAGCCGGCCCGCTACGACCGCGACGGCTTCGCCTTCACCATCCACCTGGAGCCCAACGAGCAATGGGACACCGCCATCGACGTGCAGACCTTCGCGGTCGGCCCGGGCGGACGGGACCTGCGGATGGGACTGCGGGTGCACGGCACCGAGCGGCTGGCCCTCCAGCGCGACCTGGAGGAGTGGATCGCGAGGGCGCCGAAGGTGAACAGCGAGCACGGCCGGGTCTCCTCGACGTACCGGCGCAGTCTGGTCGACCTGGCCGCGCTGCGGTTCTCGCCGCTCTCCCTCGGCGGGCAGACGCTTCCGGCCGCCGGCCTGCCCTGGTTCATGACCATGTTCGGCCGGGACAGCATCTTCACCTGCCTCCAGGTGCTGCCGTTCGCACCGGAGATGTCCAAGACCACGCTGCGGATCCTCGGCGCGTTGCAGGGCACCCGGTTCGACGACTTCCGGGACGAGGACCCGGGCCGGATCCTGCACGAGATGCGGTACGGCGAGACGGCCGCCTTCGAGGAGCAGCCGCACTCGCCGTACTACGGCTCGGTGGACGCGACGCCGCTGTTCGTGGTGCTGCTCGACGAGTACGAGAAGTGGACCGGTGACGTCGCGCTGGTCAAGGAGTTGGAACGGGAGTGCCGCGCCGCGCTGAAGTGGGTCGACGACTACGCCGACCTGGCCGGCAACGGCTACGTCTGGTACGAGCGACGCAACACCGACACCGGCCTGGAGAACCAGTGCTGGAAGGACTCCTGGGACTCCATCTCGTACTCCGACGGCACGCTGCCCCCGTTCCCGCGCGCCACGTGCGAGGTGCAGGGGTACGCGTACGACGCGAAGATGCGGGCCGCCCGGCTGGCCCGGGAGTTCTGGGACGACCCGGCGTACGCCGAGCAGTTGGAACGGGAGGCGGCGGCGCTGAAGGAGCGGTTCAACCGCGACTGGTGGGTGCCGGACGGCGGGTTCTACGCCCTCGCGCTGGACCCGGACGGCCGGCAGTGCGACGTGCTCAGCTCCAACGTGGGGCACCTGCTGTGGAGCGGCATCGTCGACGAGGACCGGGCGCCGCAGATCGCGCAGCACCTGGTCGGGCCGCGCCTCTGGTCGGGTTGGGGAGTGCGCACGCTGGCCGAGGGCGAGGTCCGCTACAACCCGATCGGCTACCACAACGGCACGATCTGGCCGTTCGACAACTCGTTCATCGCCTGGGGCCTGCGCCGGTACGGGTTCGCCGAGGAGGCGGCCACCATCGCCAACGGCATCCTCGACGCGGCGACCTACTTCGACGGCCGGCTGCCGGAGGCGTTCGGCGGCTACCGGCGGGAGCTGACCAAGTTCCCGGTGGAGTACCCGACGGCGTGCAGCCCGCAGGCCTGGTCGACGGGCACCCCGCTGCTGCTGATCCGCACCATGCTGGGGCTGGAGCCGCACGAGGGGCACCTGGCGGTCGACCCGCGGCTGCCGGTGGGCATGGGCCGGATCGAGGTGCTGGACATCCCGGGCCGGTGGGGTCGGGTGGACGCCTTCGCCCGGGGCCGGCTCGACCTGCAGAACCTGGCCTCCGGCTGA
- a CDS encoding SCP2 sterol-binding domain-containing protein, with product MVDATTRFFEDLDRRGYEPLLAKTAGTLRFDLHEGAHTTHWLLKIDRGNLQVRQQDQEADTVVGTEPRLFGELARGEENAIAALLRGDMTVSGDLRLVLQVERLFPSPPDSRGPRHSFRREGF from the coding sequence ATGGTGGACGCGACCACGAGGTTCTTCGAGGACCTGGACCGGCGGGGGTACGAACCCCTGCTGGCGAAGACCGCCGGAACCCTTCGGTTCGACCTGCACGAAGGGGCGCACACCACGCACTGGCTGCTGAAGATAGACCGGGGCAACCTGCAGGTCCGTCAGCAGGATCAGGAGGCGGACACGGTCGTCGGGACCGAACCCCGACTCTTCGGCGAACTCGCCAGGGGTGAGGAGAACGCCATCGCCGCCCTGCTGCGCGGGGACATGACCGTCTCGGGCGACCTGCGGTTGGTGCTCCAGGTCGAACGGCTCTTTCCCAGCCCGCCGGACTCCCGTGGGCCGCGCCATTCGTTCCGAAGGGAGGGGTTCTGA